One part of the Sorangiineae bacterium MSr11954 genome encodes these proteins:
- a CDS encoding alpha/beta hydrolase, with translation MTHASDLHVERIGSGPPLLLIHGIGSRAGVWKPVVARLAREREVFAIDLPGFASSPPLPAGTSSNVHTLTDAVEAWIRKTGLDRPRVAGNSLGGAISLELARRNAVHSAAALSPAGFWIPIERKYAQSVLRSARSIGRRVRPFAPRLARSRTLRSLLAGPFFARPSRLDVDDVLLDLTALLDAPAFDETLDSAQLYRFARGEEIHVPVTIAWGTRDLLLLPQQAWRAKRLLPNARHVPLHGCGHVPMADDPEAVANVLLLH, from the coding sequence ATGACGCACGCATCGGATCTCCACGTCGAGCGAATTGGTTCCGGACCTCCTCTCCTCTTGATTCACGGCATCGGCAGCCGCGCCGGCGTATGGAAGCCGGTGGTCGCGCGGCTGGCCCGCGAGCGCGAGGTGTTTGCCATCGATCTCCCCGGTTTTGCGAGCTCGCCGCCGCTCCCAGCGGGAACGAGCTCGAACGTGCACACGTTGACCGACGCGGTCGAAGCCTGGATTCGAAAGACGGGGCTCGATCGCCCGCGCGTCGCCGGTAACTCGCTCGGCGGCGCCATCTCGCTGGAGCTCGCGCGCCGCAACGCCGTGCACTCGGCGGCGGCGCTCTCCCCGGCGGGCTTCTGGATCCCCATCGAGCGCAAATATGCGCAGTCCGTACTTCGGAGCGCGCGCTCCATCGGCCGGCGTGTTCGTCCATTTGCACCGCGCCTGGCGCGATCGAGGACCTTGCGCAGCTTGCTCGCGGGCCCGTTCTTCGCGCGCCCATCGAGGCTCGACGTCGACGACGTGCTCCTCGACTTGACCGCGCTGCTCGACGCGCCGGCGTTCGATGAAACGTTGGACTCGGCTCAATTGTACCGCTTCGCCCGCGGCGAAGAGATCCACGTGCCGGTGACGATCGCATGGGGAACGCGCGACCTCCTCCTTCTGCCGCAGCAAGCTTGGCGCGCGAAGCGTCTTCTTCCCAATGCACGGCACGTTCCGCTGCACGGATGCGGTCACGTGCCGATGGCCGACGATCCGGAGGCGGTGGCCAACGTCCTTCTTCTTCACTAG
- a CDS encoding aminotransferase class IV — protein sequence MDRYELNGVPVGLNDMPIVSRIAYGHFSTMQVRGGAVRGLGLHLERLRTSSRDLFGTEVDPATVRAYLRHALEGVDAASARINVFPRTMDWMARSRDPIPLDLLVTVSSPRMPPSGAPRVKSVRFERSLPHIKHIGIGLALLEHGRPAMAAGWDDVLFVDGEGRIEEGSVWNVGFFDGSRVVWPSAPALPGITLQLVQKGLEAKGIPSETREVRLEALSSFRAAFLTSTVSIAQSIGCIDDTVFASDGELIAQLVACYESNPLEPV from the coding sequence ATGGACCGTTACGAGCTCAATGGCGTTCCCGTGGGACTGAACGACATGCCCATCGTGTCGCGGATTGCCTATGGTCATTTTTCGACGATGCAGGTCCGCGGTGGCGCCGTACGCGGCTTGGGGTTGCACCTCGAGCGGCTTCGAACGAGCAGCCGCGACCTCTTCGGCACCGAGGTCGATCCCGCGACCGTCCGCGCCTACCTTCGCCATGCCCTCGAGGGGGTGGACGCGGCTTCCGCTCGGATCAACGTGTTCCCCCGCACCATGGATTGGATGGCGCGCTCCCGCGACCCCATTCCGCTCGACCTGCTCGTGACCGTCTCCTCGCCGCGGATGCCCCCATCCGGCGCGCCGCGCGTGAAGTCGGTTCGCTTCGAGCGTTCGTTGCCGCACATCAAGCACATTGGCATTGGGCTGGCGCTCCTGGAGCACGGCCGCCCGGCCATGGCGGCCGGTTGGGACGATGTTCTCTTCGTGGATGGAGAAGGCCGGATTGAGGAGGGCTCCGTCTGGAATGTCGGCTTCTTCGATGGCTCGCGCGTCGTCTGGCCGAGCGCGCCGGCGCTCCCCGGCATCACCTTGCAGCTCGTTCAGAAGGGGCTCGAGGCCAAAGGGATCCCCTCCGAAACGCGCGAGGTGCGGCTCGAGGCGCTTTCATCGTTTCGCGCGGCGTTTCTGACCAGCACTGTTTCGATCGCGCAATCCATCGGATGCATCGACGATACGGTGTTTGCCTCGGATGGGGAGCTCATCGCCCAACTGGTCGCATGTTACGAATCGAATCCTCTGGAGCCGGTGTAG
- a CDS encoding AgmX/PglI C-terminal domain-containing protein, with the protein MTTAMIHSNNDAEFFASLERDDLDQIEATLSWGDDVLEVRHLPAGAGVSIGERADCTFCVPTSQLPPPHVGSDRVELLAAGSAALGRDAPLLIELGPFRIRLRLVPAGRHVPFAWWAALKESALGSVGTSLAVHAMLVGSLAMFLPSLGADDDEAIVRDRIYTMQKYLLSAAERERDAQQESAGPAGGPAESDASGKQALNESGIMGRVNAPTTHGYWSARGDAKPHEATLSREAHAMELAQVRDFGLLGILATSSLSDPNAPVVPWGENLRGADRESHLGAMWGNDPGDNGGIGGLGLSGTGEGGCPAGSVHCGQGIGVGDIGQLGHQLDDHLGHCVGPNCGRGPGGDGRGIGSSPILGAHVPKPPRIRTCGDQACGFEAMGRIPPEVIQRIVRQNAGRYRLCYEHGLRDNPSLNGHVRVKFVIDRNGAVSLAQDGGSDLPDERVRSCVVQSFYALAFPSPEGGTVRVTYPLIFSPAEN; encoded by the coding sequence ATGACGACGGCCATGATTCACTCGAATAACGACGCCGAGTTCTTCGCTTCGCTCGAACGCGACGACCTGGACCAAATCGAGGCCACGCTCTCGTGGGGAGACGACGTCCTCGAGGTGCGCCATCTCCCCGCGGGCGCTGGGGTGTCCATCGGAGAACGTGCAGATTGCACATTTTGCGTGCCCACCTCGCAGCTCCCCCCTCCACACGTGGGCAGCGATCGCGTCGAGTTGCTCGCCGCCGGCAGCGCGGCGCTCGGGCGCGATGCACCGCTGCTCATCGAGCTCGGTCCGTTTCGCATCCGCCTGCGGCTCGTTCCCGCTGGACGGCACGTGCCCTTTGCGTGGTGGGCGGCGCTGAAAGAGAGCGCGCTCGGGAGCGTGGGGACGTCGCTGGCCGTGCACGCCATGCTCGTCGGCTCGCTCGCCATGTTCCTTCCGTCGCTGGGGGCCGACGACGATGAAGCCATCGTGCGCGACCGAATCTACACGATGCAAAAATACTTGCTCAGCGCGGCCGAACGCGAGCGCGACGCGCAGCAGGAGAGCGCGGGCCCCGCGGGCGGCCCCGCCGAGTCGGACGCCTCCGGCAAACAGGCGCTGAACGAGTCGGGCATCATGGGCCGCGTCAACGCGCCGACCACCCACGGGTACTGGAGCGCGCGAGGCGACGCCAAGCCGCACGAGGCGACGCTCTCGCGGGAGGCTCACGCGATGGAGCTCGCGCAGGTGCGTGATTTCGGCCTCCTCGGGATACTGGCGACATCGTCGCTGTCCGATCCCAACGCGCCGGTGGTGCCCTGGGGCGAAAACCTTCGCGGCGCCGACCGTGAGAGCCACCTCGGCGCGATGTGGGGCAACGATCCGGGCGACAACGGTGGCATCGGGGGGCTCGGGCTGTCGGGCACCGGCGAGGGTGGATGCCCCGCCGGCTCGGTCCATTGCGGTCAGGGCATCGGGGTGGGCGACATCGGTCAGCTCGGGCACCAGCTCGACGATCACCTTGGACACTGCGTGGGGCCCAACTGCGGGCGGGGACCGGGAGGCGATGGGCGCGGCATCGGGAGCTCACCGATTCTCGGCGCCCACGTTCCCAAGCCGCCGCGCATCCGCACCTGCGGCGATCAAGCGTGCGGCTTCGAGGCCATGGGGCGCATTCCGCCGGAGGTCATTCAGCGCATCGTCCGTCAAAACGCGGGCCGCTACCGTCTTTGCTACGAGCATGGGCTACGGGACAACCCATCGCTCAACGGTCACGTGCGCGTGAAGTTCGTCATCGACCGGAACGGCGCCGTTTCCTTGGCGCAAGATGGCGGGAGTGATCTACCCGATGAGCGCGTGCGCAGCTGCGTGGTCCAGAGCTTCTACGCCCTCGCCTTTCCCAGCCCCGAGGGCGGCACCGTGCGCGTAACCTACCCGCTCATTTTCAGCCCCGCCGAGAACTAA